Genomic DNA from Actinacidiphila sp. DG2A-62:
GCCGGCGGACACCTTCGACGGGATGGAGTCGGCGCGGCAGCTGCTGCAGTCGCTGGAGAAGCTGGCCCGCAAGGGCGGCACGTTCAGCACGAACCCGGACGTCAAGCCGTACGCCTTCTACGGCCAGCAGCACCTGAGCATGTCGCAGGTGATCCAGGCGAACCTGTGGAAGTTCAACCTGTCGGCGACCTCGCGGAACGTGCTGGACCACATGACCGTCCACCACGACGACCAGGCCCTGGTGGAGATGACCCAGGCGAGCCTGGCGGTGAAGTTCGGCTGCTCGCAGTCGAAGGTGTCCCGCGCCGTCGGAGAGCTCACCCGGCACAACTTCGCCTGGAAGGAGCGACGCGGCCAGTACCGGCTGCACCCGCTCTACGCCTACCGGTGGGGCAGTCGCAAGCAGCGCGCGCTGCTTGCGAAGCTGGGTAAGGACACACTGACCACCAAGGAGATCGTCATTCCGGTCAGGAAGGAGACCTCGCGATGAGCACGCCCGGCTTCCACAACCCGGAGATCTTCGAGGTTCTGCCGAACGCCCGCCTGTCCCCCACGGCCCGTGACGTCTTCGACGTCCTGACCGCCCGCCAGGAGCCCGGCGGACTGGTCCGCGTGAGGCAGCAGGAACTCGCGGAGCGCCTCGACATCACGCAGGCCGCCGTCTCCCGCGCGATCAGCCAGCTGCGCGACAAGGGCATCCTCGGAGACCGCCAGCGCCGCGGCACCGTGCTGATCCACCCGCTGCTGGCCGGCTACGAATCGCTGACCCACATGCTCAACCACCTCCAGGACCCCGCCACGTTCATGTGGCCGCTGAACTTCCCCACCGGCGACATCCGCCCCCCGCGCAGCAGTGACCCGCGCACCGGCACGGACTTCGACCCGGACCCCGACGGGGGCGAGGACGCCCCCGTACCCGAAGCCCGGCCCTCCCTGCGGCTGGCCGGCTGAACGGCCCTCACGGCCACGCGGCCAGAGGTTGCTCCCCCCAGATGACGGCGCTGCACTCCCGAGGTGCGGCGCCGTTGCCATGCCCGACTGTCCCAAAGCTCCGAAGCAACCGGAGCAACGCACCGAAGCAGCAGCCCGGGCAGCAACCGGGGTGCTGCCCGGTGCTGCTTCGGTGCGTTGCGTACTGCTCCCGTGCCGTCGACGGCAGGGTGTCGTTGGGGCTGTGTGACGACCACGAGTGCGCTGGGACAGGCGTTGTGCCGGGACGCGGCGGTGTTGCTGGAGAGCTACCGGGCCGGCGCCTGGGTGCCGGACCCTGCAGAGCGGGACCTTGCCGAAGGCCTCGCCCGCGGCCGGTGGGACGCGCACTTCCTGCGCGCTGCCCTGCGCGAGGTGGCGCCCGAGGTGCGGGCCGGGCGGCTGATCGACGTCCTGGCGCCGGCCGCCGACATCCTGGACCAGGCCGCCGCCGGCGAGGACGTCGTACTGCAGCTGCGCGTCCTGGTCGACGCCCTGACCACCTGGCCGTGATCCCGGTGGAGCACGGCCAAGTGGTCCTGCTGCACCGCGCGCTGCTCGAGGGGCTGTGCGTGGTGGTGCCGGCCGGCAACAGGGTCAGTCGCTGCTGCCCGGCTGAGTGCTCTGCTGCGAGCGCTGCGTCTGTGCCCTGATCTCCGCGCGCCGGGTCAGTCCTCGCTGCTCGATGGCGGACTTGGCGACAACGGCGCCGGCCTGCGCCACCGCGGCGATCGAGGTGACGATGACGGGCGCCTGCACCCAGCCGGATCCGGTGAGGGATCCGCTGGAAGACGCGGTGGTCTGGGAAGAGCCGGTCGGCTCGGAGGTGGTCATGCCCTCATCGTCAGCGCGATGCGCTGATCGGTTCCAGGGCGGTCACCCGTACGGCGCAGCAGGTCAGGCCTCGATGTAGGCGACGACCACGATCGTGCGCAGCGCGGTGACGAAGTAGATCACGCGGACGTCGTCGACGTCGTCGCGGTAGTCGCGCAGGCCGGGGTGGGATCCGGGGATCGGGGCGCCGGCGTCGGGGTCGACGGACAGCACCGCCAGGGCGCGGTCCAGGGCGAGCAGTTCGGCTTCGTCGGTCAGGGCTTCGATCTGCTTCTCCGCCGACTCGCTGAAGGTGATGCGGGCGCGGGGGCGGGAGTGGCGCGACATCAGGCGACGTGGCCGCGTGCGGCGTGCAGCTGCGCGAGCTTGCGCTCCCGCAGCTCTTCCCACGGCGTGCAGTCCGCGGGGTCGGGCAGGCCGTTGAGCGCGATGTCCTCGAGGACGGCGGCCAGGCGGTCGGCGTTCTCGCGGGTGCGGGCCGCGTACGCGCGCAGTGCCTGCGCCCCGTCCGGGGTCAGTGCCTCGCGGCCGCCGGCTGACAGCTGGACGTCGTCGGGGGCGGGCTGGTCGCTCATCACGGGCCTCCAGGGCGCTTGCGGGCTGATGCCACGGTAGCGGCCGCAGGGCTGCCCGTATCCCCTTGACCGGACATCGGGAAGCACGAAGCCCCGGGCGCCGTGGGGGCTTGGCTCCGGGGCTTCGGAGGTGGGGGGATCGCGGTGTCCAACGAGCCGGTCCCGGGATGGTTACGGGGTGACAGGCTCCGGGCTGAGGTGAGGCGCGGCCGGTCGGCCCGGACCGGGCGCGGCACTCACGGTCGGTGAGATCAGGGGCAGGTGTAACGCTGTCACGCTCACCCCGGAAGGGCCCGGATCGGCCCTCCTGGCCGGTGATCACGGTGATCGTGACAACCCCGGGCAGACCGCCGACCTACCCTCCAAGCGTGGCCATAATGTGCGTTGACCTGCGGCTTCAGTCATCCGGGCGGCGCGGTGGTGGTGTAACGCGAGGTGTCACGCTCACCGGCCGCTGTAACGCTCACCCTGCGTCAGCGTGACACCCGGCGTTGCGGCGGTCCGGGGCGGTGGGTGCACTCCCCGCAGGCTGCGCAGCCGCCGCAAGGATCGCACCAGTCGCTGGGCACCCACGGGCAGTCGCAGACCGGGTTGTAGGCGTCGGCCTCGTCTTCCGGGTCCGCCTCGCCGACCGGCGCCAGGACGTCGACGTGGACCCGGCCACCGGCGGTCAGGGTCTCCACCCTGGTGCCGGCAGCCGAGACCGTCACCCACACCGCGACGGTGCGGTCGGCGCTCACGACTGCCCGCCGAGGGCGCGGTCCAGGAAGGCGGCCAGGTCCGCGGCGGCTTCCGGGTCGGCGTTCGCGAGGCGGCCGGCGAACGCCAGATGGTCGACGTCGGTACCGGGCTGGAGGCGGGCGAGGGCGGCCAGCAGCGCGGCGTGGGTGAGGATCGGGCGCGGTAGGAGGTCGGCAGCGGCCTGGCGGGCGGCCGGGTCGGCGTAGTGGCCGCGGCCGGTGGCCAGGGCGTGCGCGAACCAGGCGTCAAGGTCTCGCTGGACGTAGTGGCCGGCGCGGCGGGTGAGCAGGTCCCGCACCGCCTCGTCACCCGGACGGGGTTCGGCCTGTGCCAGGGTGCCGAGCTCGCGCAGCGCCTGGAGCTCATCCGCGCGGGCCTCGATCCGCGCCTGCTCGCGCAGGCCGGCTTCCCGTGCGGCGGCGGCCGCGGCGTCGGCCGCCAGCTCCGCCCGCGCGACGTCGTCGCTCTGCGGGTCGTAGACCGCGCCCGACCCCGCGGCGGCGAGCAGCTGGTCGATGCGTTCCCACTCCGCGAGCTCCGCCCGGCCGCGCGGGTCGTCGGCCAGGTCCTCGTGCCGGGATGCCTGCCGGGCCATGAACCGCGCGTCGTCCAGCGCGGCCGCGACCGCGTCGGCGGTCATGCCCGTGGCGCGGCGGCGCACCACGCGCCGGCCGATGCGGGCGGGGTCGACCGCCTCGCGCGGGCCGGGAGGACGGTGGACTGCGTGCCGGGGCGTTCGCATCGGCGGCTCTCTTTCACACGGGAACGGGTCCGCTCGGTAATTCGGAGAGCCAGGTATACCAGCTCTCCCGCGTGGCCCGCTCAAAAACGGAAGTCGATGTAATCCACGTCGGTGAATACCACCTCAACCCCCTTCGCCCGATCACCGAAATTCCCGAAGTAGGCGTATCCGAGAGCCTGCGCTACCAGCTCCTGCAACTCAGCTTCGGTCGCGCCCCGCTCGCGGGCGGCGAGGATCCGGCCCGCGTGGTCCGGGGAGACGGTCTGCCGGATGAGCCGCATGCGCGGGTCGTCGGTGGAGCCGAGCGCGGCCCGGAACCCGAACCGGGCACGGGCCTCGATCAGCAAGCCGCCGCCGGAGGAGGCCTGTTCGCGGACCCGGGCGCGAACCCCCGGCTGCCAGTCCCGCGCGGTCTCCTCTTCCAGGGCCGCCCGCAGGGCCTTCTGCGGCCGCCTGAGCCTGCCTGCGGCGTACCGCTGCACGGTGCGGCGGGAGATGCCCAGACGGGCGGCTACGGCCGCTGTGGAGCCCTTCGCGCGGGCCAGCAGGAACCGGAACTGCGCGCCCGCACCCTTCGGCACCGGCCGGGTGAACTCCGCGCGCTCCGCCGCCTCCAGGCCGTCGTGGAACTGGCCCCGCACCGGCGCCGGCGGGCGGGGTGCGGGCAGGGCGCTGTCGTCGTGATCGCTCGTCATACGGACACGTTCGGGCCGCTGGCCTGTGGACAGTCGCCGCCGGATCGCCGACCGCTATCCACAGGCCAGGAGACCGAGCCTGTCCGGGAAGGCCGCCGTGACCGGCACGGCGGCCGCCAACGAACAGGAGACGCTCATGCCGTACCTGGCCCCGCCCCGCACCCCGCTGACTCCCGAGCAGGTCGACCGCGCCTTCGCCTACCTCATGGCGCTCGAAGCCGGCGGCGGCGCCAATGTCGTCGGCCGCGAGGAAGCCGACCCCGAGCTGCCGTTCCTCATGCTGCGGCTGACCGAGGACCTGGTCCTGCCCGTCACCACCGTGCCGGACGACGAAGACCCCACCGCCGACTCGTTCATCCTGGAGCGCGTCGGGGACGTCCTGCTGTCCGCGCTGCGGGACTGGCAACGCGACTCCCCCACCACCGGCTGCATCGGCCTGGCCCGCAGCCTCCTGCGCTTCATCACCGGTCTCCTGACCGACCAGGACGACCGCGGCGACGTCGCCGCCACCCTGGAACGCCTGCGAGACGAACACCCCGCGATGGGGGCCCGCACGGCCGGCTGATGATCGTCGTGTCCGCAGGGGTGGCAGGAGGCGGCGCGCTCGCTACCGTCGTCGCACGGGCCTCCCGGGCACCGCGGCCCCGGCCTCCCCACACAGGGGGCTGGGGCCGTTCGCATCCTCACCTGCCGAGCAGTCGCCGCCGCCAGGTGGCGGGCGCGGTGAACGTCGTGGCTGGCCGTGGGGCTTCGCCTGCGGCTACGGCGCGGCGTCGGCGAGGTCCTCGTCTTCCTTGTCGGCCGGCGCGGGCAGTTCCTCCGGCACGTTCCGAAGCAGCGTCCCGGTGAGCCCTAGAAGGGTTTCGGCTTCCTCCCGGCTGTACTGGAAGTTCTTGGTCACCTCATCGAGGTGCATGGCGCCGGACGCCTGGCTGTAGAGCGACTCCCAGATCCGCCACCAGCGCTCCGACTGGTTGTGGTCGCGCGGGTTCTTCTTCCCGGGCCGGTCCCACGGGACGTTCTCCTTGAACCAGTCCAGCGCCATCCGCACTTCCAAAATCGCGGCGCGGTACTCGTTGCGGGTGATCAGCCGCTGCGCCGCGCGCAGGTGCGCGCCGGGGATGGCGCGCCGGGAGTCGTGGAGCGGGTACGGCACGGACATCTCGAACGCCGAGGACAGGGCGACCTGATCGACCTGCTCTTCCCAGCGGCTGCGGGGCACGGTGATGTAGGTCGTGACGTCGGCCGTGCCGGGGAAGCCCGTCGCCTGAGGGAGGGTCGCCCTCATCACGATCTGGAATCTGACGTCGCCGCCGGAGCGGCCGGCCTCGATCGCGTGCAGCTGGAGGTTCGTCAGGGGAAAGTGCATCTGCTGTCGGTGGATGGTGACCTTCGGCGTGTAGGCGAGGTTCCCTGTCCACCGGCCGAGGCGCGCTTCGTTGATCGGGGCGGGGGCGTGCCCGATCAGGTCGGCCTCCAGAGCGAGGATCTGCCCCGCCTCGGTGAACGGCGAGACGGCGATGGCTGCCTGGAAACGCAGCTCGTGGCCGCCGATGGAGCGCAGGAGTGCGACCTGCTCGTCAGGCTCGACCGTGAAGCGGGTGTTGTCCTCGAAGCGCAGTTCGTGCACAGGTCCCCCAGTTGGGTGCAGTGATCACCCGATTCTGCCCCGCCCGGGCCCGGGACGCCGCCGGTTTCCAGGGCCGGCGGCCGCAGCCCTGTCGGTCGGACGACGTGCTTCCGCGAGCAGCGCATTTACGATGAGCGGCGCCCCTTCCCGGCAGCTCGAATGCCGGGAAGGGGCGCTGTCGTACGGCCGTTGCTGCCGGCTGGCTCGCCGGGGCGGTCAGTCGACGCCGTAGTCGATGATTTCGTCGTCGCTGTAGTCGTCCAGGATCTCTTCGACGGCGTCCCGGAGCTGCTGCGCGATGGCGTCGGCGACGTCCGGCGTGCAGATGATCTCCACGCTGACGTGCCGGAAGCCGGGGTCGTCTTCCTCTTCTTCGCCCTCGCTGGTGGGGGCCGGGTCGGTGGCGGTCATCAGAAGTCCAGTTCGATGTAGTCGATGTCGGTGAACTCCACCTCGAGGCCTTGGGCGCGGCGGCCGCGGTCCTTGAAGTAGATCTCCTGGAGGCCTTCGGCGGCGATGGCCTGGAGCTGCTGCTCGGTGGCGCCGGCGGCCTGCGCGTCGAACAGCCTGGCCGCGTAGGTGGGCGGCAGGTGCTGGGTGATCCGGCGGATCCGCCCGTCGTCCGTGCTGCCGGGGGCGGCGGTGAACCCGAACCTGGCGCGGGTCTCGATGACGATGCCGCCGCGGGAGGCGGCGTGCTTCTTCGCCCGCTGCTGCACGCGCGGCTGCCAGTCCTTGCGGACCTCGCGCTCCAGGCGGGCCGCCAGCTCCGCGCGGGGGCGGCGCAGGGTGCCCTTCAGGTAGCGCTCCACCGTCCGCTGCGTGACCTGGAGGCGGGCCGCAAGCGCGCGGGTGGAGCCCTTCTCCGCCTTGAGTAGGAACCGCATCTGCGCCTGCGCGGACTTCGGGATGGGCCGGGTCGCGGTGTTTGCGGTCGCCCGGGCCAGTGCGTCTTCGATCTCGCCCACGGTCTACTCCCCGTCGTCCAGCGCGCCGTCGCCTTTGATGTGCCGGGCCGGGTTGTGCTGCTGCTCCAGGAGCTCCACAGCCCAGAACAGCGGTTGCGTTCCCTCGTGCTTGACCATCCCCGGCGAGACGCCGAGCCGGAACGTGCCCGGCGCCGGCTTCCCGGCCGGGTCGTAGGGCAGGACGTCCAGCGGCGACGGACCCGGCGAGGGGTAGACGACGCAGTCCGACAGCAGCGCGATCGGCAGCAGCGCGTCCTGGTCGAACACCAGCGAGCCGGTCGGCGCGGGCTGGCCTTGCGTCGCCAGCGCGGTCTTCACCAGCTTGCGGTGCATGTTGACCCGGGCCGCCGAGATCACCGCCGCGCGGATGTCGGGCCGCCAGGTCGGGCGCTCCAACGCGGGCCACCGCTCGCCCGGCCGGTAGTTCGTGCCCTGCGGGCGCTCGCGCAGCTTGCCGATGCCGCCCTTCACTGTGGACTTGATCGCCGACAGCACCGCCGCCATGCCCGGGTCACTGGCCTTGTGGCCGGCCATCGCGTCCAGGAACGCCGCGGGCGTCAGGTCGGCGGTCACCCCGAGGTCGGCCATGGTGGCCTTGTACGCCTCCGCGAGGTGCTTGTACCAGGGATCCAGGTACGGGCTCGCGTCGCGCCGCAGGTACGCCTCGAGCGGGCGGAGCTCCACCGGCAGCCGGAACTGCTCGATCAGCTCGACCGCGTAGGCGACGGTCGGCGTGGCGTACCAGGCCGGGCCGGTCGGCCGGCGGCCGTGCGGCGTGAACGGCGACGGCAGACGCGGGTCCAGCTCGATCCCGGACAGATCCACCAGCCACGACCCCGGGACGGTCTTGTCGAACCGCGGCGCCTTCACGTGCTCCGGCGCCCCGAGACCGACCATCAACCGGTTCGCGGCCGCGAGGAACGCGGTGTTCACATCGACGCCGACCGCGAACGGCTTGCCGCACTCGGCATCGGTGAGCAGCTCCGGCTCTCGGATCCAGTCGAACGCTTCCTCATCGAGGACCTCGGCCGGGGTCCGCTCGTGGGTGCGGGGGAACAGCGCCGCGACGACGGGGTGTTCGTCGGGGGCCTCCGGCGGCGCCGGGTCCACCGCCGTGGTGAGTGAGCCGGGCACCGGCCCGGACACCCACGTGTCGGTCGCCTCGTCCCGGACGGCGCGGGTCGGCGGCCGCAGCGCCGTCATCAGCTCCAGGCCGGCGACCGCGGTGGAGCCGCGCGGGGTCAGCACCCTCGAGGCGTAGGCGGTCAGCACACGGGCGAGCTCCGCCGGCGGCAGCTGGTCGGCGTCGCCCCACGCGCGGGCGTCCAGGGCGTCCCACGGCAGGACGGCGAGCTGCACGCACTGCCGCTCACTGCCCCTGGCCGGGCGGTAGATCCGGGCCCACGGGCCGAACCCGCGCCGGGTCAACTGCCACTTCGCCTTCGTGATCTGCTTGACGACCTTGTGGTCCTCCGGCAGCCGCATCGCGCGGCAGTCCTCCAGGCGCTCCGGCAGCCCCAGCCGCGCGGCGGCCGCGGTGGTGAGGACGATCAGCGGGTCGGAGTCCTTCCCCGACCGGTGCAGCCGGCTCGCGCCGAGCTTCGCTTCGGCCAGCGTCCACTCCACCAACTCCGGCACCGACTTCGCCGGGCACTCCAGCACCAGGCCGCCCGCGCAGTACAAGGAGCCGTCGCCGTCCAGCACACCGAGCGGACCGTGCGCGAACCGCGGATCCACCGCAGCCGCCGACGACGGCGCGGCCGCGGCCTTCTTCGCGGTCGCCTTCTTCGCGGCCGGGCGGCGCGACGCAGACGTGCTCCTGGTCGTGCTCCCGGTGGCGGTCGCCGGGCGCGACGCGGCGGCCGAAGCAGCAGCGGGGGCGGGCGTGGCGGCCTGCTGGGCGTTCTCGTGGGCCGTCATCGCCGCAGCGTCGGCCGCGGGCCCTGTGGGCAGTGGTCGCGCTTCCGGCGCCTGCCGGGGCGCGTCGGCCGGCGCCGCGGGGAAACGTGCAGCGAGGCCTTCGAGCAGCCGCGCGTAGGCAGCGCGCTGCGGCGGCCGCGGCTCCCGCTGCCCCGCCTCCCAACTCCCCACCGCCTCACGGCGCGTCCCCAGAACGGTGGCGATCTGGGCCTGACTCAGCCCCGCGGCCTCCCGCAGCCGCCGGCGCTCAGCAGGTGGCGGCAAGGCATCGGACGGGACCTGTTCCAGCAGCGCATCAACCGCACTGAACAGCTCGTTCTCAGTGGGCAAAGGGCTCACCTCCATGTCGTACCCTATCACGAATCACACATGGATCACACATAGATCACACATAGATCACA
This window encodes:
- a CDS encoding helix-turn-helix transcriptional regulator yields the protein MSTPGFHNPEIFEVLPNARLSPTARDVFDVLTARQEPGGLVRVRQQELAERLDITQAAVSRAISQLRDKGILGDRQRRGTVLIHPLLAGYESLTHMLNHLQDPATFMWPLNFPTGDIRPPRSSDPRTGTDFDPDPDGGEDAPVPEARPSLRLAG
- the tpg gene encoding telomere-protecting terminal protein Tpg, with the translated sequence MTSDHDDSALPAPRPPAPVRGQFHDGLEAAERAEFTRPVPKGAGAQFRFLLARAKGSTAAVAARLGISRRTVQRYAAGRLRRPQKALRAALEEETARDWQPGVRARVREQASSGGGLLIEARARFGFRAALGSTDDPRMRLIRQTVSPDHAGRILAARERGATEAELQELVAQALGYAYFGNFGDRAKGVEVVFTDVDYIDFRF
- the tpg gene encoding telomere-protecting terminal protein Tpg; the encoded protein is MGEIEDALARATANTATRPIPKSAQAQMRFLLKAEKGSTRALAARLQVTQRTVERYLKGTLRRPRAELAARLEREVRKDWQPRVQQRAKKHAASRGGIVIETRARFGFTAAPGSTDDGRIRRITQHLPPTYAARLFDAQAAGATEQQLQAIAAEGLQEIYFKDRGRRAQGLEVEFTDIDYIELDF
- the tap gene encoding telomere-associated protein Tap, coding for MPTENELFSAVDALLEQVPSDALPPPAERRRLREAAGLSQAQIATVLGTRREAVGSWEAGQREPRPPQRAAYARLLEGLAARFPAAPADAPRQAPEARPLPTGPAADAAAMTAHENAQQAATPAPAAASAAASRPATATGSTTRSTSASRRPAAKKATAKKAAAAPSSAAAVDPRFAHGPLGVLDGDGSLYCAGGLVLECPAKSVPELVEWTLAEAKLGASRLHRSGKDSDPLIVLTTAAAARLGLPERLEDCRAMRLPEDHKVVKQITKAKWQLTRRGFGPWARIYRPARGSERQCVQLAVLPWDALDARAWGDADQLPPAELARVLTAYASRVLTPRGSTAVAGLELMTALRPPTRAVRDEATDTWVSGPVPGSLTTAVDPAPPEAPDEHPVVAALFPRTHERTPAEVLDEEAFDWIREPELLTDAECGKPFAVGVDVNTAFLAAANRLMVGLGAPEHVKAPRFDKTVPGSWLVDLSGIELDPRLPSPFTPHGRRPTGPAWYATPTVAYAVELIEQFRLPVELRPLEAYLRRDASPYLDPWYKHLAEAYKATMADLGVTADLTPAAFLDAMAGHKASDPGMAAVLSAIKSTVKGGIGKLRERPQGTNYRPGERWPALERPTWRPDIRAAVISAARVNMHRKLVKTALATQGQPAPTGSLVFDQDALLPIALLSDCVVYPSPGPSPLDVLPYDPAGKPAPGTFRLGVSPGMVKHEGTQPLFWAVELLEQQHNPARHIKGDGALDDGE